The proteins below come from a single Thermotoga sp. KOL6 genomic window:
- the prfA gene encoding peptide chain release factor 1 translates to MKEKKKRLEELLSKPDLNPEEMKKYGIEYARIEEIENLVKKIEEHQEFIELLKEEGNELEIEKYESELDKLFQELFLLLSPQTGDKAIVEIRPGTGGEEAALFARDLFRMYIRYAERKGWSVEIAESHETDLGGFKEIIFFVKGKNAYSTLRYESGVHRVQRVPVTESGGRIHTSTATVAVLPEIEEREIEIKPEELKIETFRASGHGGQYVNKTESAVRITHIPTGIVVSCQNERSQYQNKQTALRILRARLYQLQKEKMERELSRKRKSQIGTGERSEKIRTYNFPQNRVTDHRINYTSYRLQEILDGDLDEIVSKLIEHDIENNLDEILGTKTVDEEK, encoded by the coding sequence TTGAAAGAGAAAAAGAAAAGATTAGAAGAATTGCTCTCAAAGCCGGACTTAAATCCCGAAGAGATGAAAAAGTATGGTATAGAGTACGCAAGGATAGAAGAGATAGAAAATTTGGTGAAAAAGATAGAAGAGCATCAAGAATTCATAGAATTATTGAAGGAAGAAGGAAACGAATTGGAAATAGAGAAATATGAAAGTGAGTTAGATAAACTGTTTCAAGAACTCTTTTTACTCTTATCTCCACAAACTGGAGATAAGGCAATCGTGGAGATAAGACCGGGAACGGGTGGAGAAGAAGCGGCGTTGTTCGCAAGAGATTTGTTTAGGATGTACATTAGGTACGCTGAAAGAAAAGGATGGAGCGTAGAGATCGCTGAATCTCACGAAACCGATCTTGGTGGTTTCAAAGAGATAATCTTCTTCGTGAAAGGAAAGAACGCCTACAGTACCTTGAGGTACGAAAGCGGTGTTCATAGAGTTCAAAGGGTGCCAGTAACTGAATCGGGTGGTAGGATTCATACTTCAACCGCTACAGTGGCTGTTCTTCCTGAAATAGAAGAAAGAGAGATCGAAATAAAACCTGAAGAATTGAAAATAGAAACTTTCAGGGCATCTGGGCACGGCGGGCAGTACGTGAACAAAACAGAATCTGCTGTGAGAATCACACACATTCCTACGGGAATAGTAGTTTCTTGTCAGAATGAACGGTCACAGTATCAGAACAAACAAACTGCGTTGAGAATTCTGAGAGCTCGGCTTTATCAACTTCAAAAAGAAAAGATGGAAAGAGAGTTATCCCGGAAGAGGAAATCTCAGATAGGTACTGGAGAAAGAAGCGAAAAAATCAGAACCTACAACTTTCCCCAAAACAGAGTCACAGATCATAGGATAAACTACACCTCTTATAGATTACAAGAGATCCTCGATGGTGATCTGGACGAGATCGTATCTAAACTGATAGAACACGACATAGAGAACAATCTCGATGAAATATTAGGAACAAAAACGGTCGACGAAGAAAAGTAA
- a CDS encoding cyclophilin-like fold protein, with product MKLELVFEGGTCVFELEESFEVVKKLTEKIPFESRANTWGEEIYFSISIDVTTMENPRETVEVGDVGYWPPGKALCFFFGKTPISDDKIRPASTVNVIGRIVQGMENLKKIKDGDKITVKFASA from the coding sequence TTGAAGCTGGAGCTTGTATTTGAAGGAGGAACTTGTGTTTTTGAACTAGAGGAATCTTTCGAAGTGGTGAAAAAGCTTACAGAGAAAATTCCATTTGAGAGTAGGGCAAACACCTGGGGAGAGGAGATTTATTTTTCAATCTCTATTGATGTTACAACGATGGAAAATCCTAGAGAAACAGTAGAAGTTGGGGATGTTGGTTATTGGCCTCCGGGGAAAGCTTTATGCTTCTTCTTTGGGAAAACCCCGATAAGTGATGATAAGATAAGACCGGCAAGCACGGTAAACGTGATAGGAAGAATCGTTCAAGGTATGGAGAATTTGAAAAAAATAAAGGACGGTGACAAAATCACCGTTAAATTTGCATCCGCATGA
- a CDS encoding SufD family Fe-S cluster assembly protein, with amino-acid sequence MEKTLVIEHNGEKAVVWEPPQIFSKSDYDLNVLEKALEKTEGPLKEWRKRKFQEYKEWGFPKWKRCTLDGLKLPELSFEYVNENVRLSLLENLDFEGSHRKFVLLADTFFTSFKVFGDGTHTIRSEKDGIENYLITVEKNAKIFKISKTNRFKDSVMRILVKRGATLKFVNVDLFGDFSFDNILIFLEEGSTLIFRDFKAFGNRKIGHVLVKMEKRSTADMKSFFYQNGKGITDVLYLMRFIGEEAEGKLKGNGIVDDSGKVVFRGILDVKRGAKNAVAEEVEHTLLLSPNAKMDAIPSLWVDENEVTASHSASSSSLDENELFYLMSRGLEELEAKKLIVRGIFCEILDEIDEPMRGEVEDVINRIV; translated from the coding sequence ATGGAAAAAACGTTAGTGATAGAGCATAATGGAGAAAAAGCTGTTGTTTGGGAACCACCTCAGATATTTTCCAAAAGCGATTACGATCTAAACGTTTTGGAAAAGGCGTTAGAAAAAACCGAAGGTCCTCTGAAGGAATGGAGAAAGAGGAAATTCCAAGAATACAAAGAATGGGGTTTTCCAAAGTGGAAAAGATGTACTCTCGACGGACTGAAACTTCCAGAGCTTTCCTTTGAGTATGTGAACGAGAATGTCAGGTTATCTCTTCTTGAGAACCTCGACTTTGAGGGTTCACACAGAAAATTTGTTCTGCTCGCCGACACATTCTTCACAAGCTTTAAAGTCTTCGGTGATGGTACTCACACAATCAGGTCCGAAAAAGACGGAATAGAAAACTATCTCATCACTGTGGAAAAAAATGCGAAGATTTTCAAGATATCTAAAACTAACAGATTCAAAGATTCCGTGATGAGGATCTTGGTGAAGAGAGGGGCAACTTTAAAATTCGTGAACGTAGATCTTTTCGGCGATTTTTCCTTCGATAACATCCTCATATTCCTAGAAGAAGGATCAACGTTGATATTCAGAGATTTCAAAGCTTTTGGGAACAGGAAAATAGGTCATGTCTTGGTGAAAATGGAAAAAAGAAGCACGGCAGATATGAAGTCATTTTTCTATCAAAACGGGAAAGGTATAACAGACGTTCTGTATCTCATGAGGTTCATAGGAGAAGAAGCGGAGGGAAAACTCAAAGGAAACGGTATTGTGGACGATTCGGGGAAAGTCGTTTTCAGGGGAATCCTTGATGTAAAGAGGGGGGCAAAAAACGCAGTGGCTGAAGAAGTTGAGCACACATTACTTCTGTCCCCGAACGCAAAAATGGACGCAATTCCTAGCCTGTGGGTAGATGAAAACGAAGTCACCGCTTCCCATTCAGCAAGTTCCTCTTCGCTGGACGAAAATGAGTTGTTCTACTTGATGTCAAGAGGCTTAGAAGAATTAGAGGCCAAAAAACTTATTGTAAGAGGTATCTTTTGCGAAATTCTCGATGAAATTGACGAACCTATGAGAGGAGAGGTGGAGGATGTTATCAACAGAATTGTCTGA
- the sufB gene encoding Fe-S cluster assembly protein SufB, whose amino-acid sequence MMERLIIDDSKFNFVPKVKTAYKAPPGLDERLIEEISMAKSEPKWMLEHRLESLKIFKEWHDPRFGVDISKLNLGKIVSYIKPDAKKGTSWEEVPKEVKEAFDKLGIPEAERKYLAGVGAQLDSEVVYQNIRKELEKLGVIFLDMESAVREYPDLVREYFMKLVPKTDHKFAALHGAIWSGGTFLYVPAGVKVPMPLQAYFLMSNPGMGQFEHTIIVAEEGSEVTFIEGCSAPRYNVINLHAGMVEIYVKRGAKVKYLTIQNWSKNTYNLNTKRSIVDEEGSMTWVSGSLGSHKTMLYPMTILKGKGARAESMSITYAGPGQHMDTGSKVVHLAPYTSSLVSAKSISLGGGWAFYRGLLKISKDAKKSKASVECAALMLDNRSKSDTVPIIEVETDSADVGHEARIGRIGEEQIFYLMSRGLSEQEAKSLIVKGFVEPVVKELPFEYAVELNKLLELEIEKSIG is encoded by the coding sequence ATGATGGAAAGACTTATCATCGACGATTCAAAGTTCAATTTCGTTCCAAAAGTGAAAACAGCCTATAAAGCTCCTCCAGGACTCGATGAAAGGTTGATCGAAGAAATATCGATGGCGAAATCAGAACCAAAGTGGATGCTTGAACATAGATTGGAATCCCTCAAGATTTTCAAAGAATGGCATGATCCAAGATTCGGAGTCGACATTTCCAAACTAAATTTAGGAAAAATCGTTTCTTACATAAAACCCGATGCGAAGAAGGGAACTTCATGGGAAGAAGTACCGAAAGAAGTGAAAGAAGCTTTTGACAAACTGGGAATCCCCGAAGCTGAAAGGAAGTACCTTGCAGGTGTTGGAGCACAACTCGACTCTGAGGTAGTTTATCAAAACATCAGAAAAGAACTTGAAAAATTGGGTGTTATTTTCTTGGACATGGAAAGTGCCGTGAGGGAATATCCTGATCTTGTGAGAGAGTACTTCATGAAACTCGTTCCCAAAACAGATCACAAATTCGCTGCACTTCACGGAGCCATATGGAGCGGAGGAACTTTTCTTTATGTGCCAGCAGGTGTAAAGGTCCCCATGCCTCTCCAAGCGTACTTTCTCATGAGCAATCCAGGTATGGGACAGTTTGAACACACTATCATAGTTGCCGAAGAAGGTAGTGAGGTTACTTTCATCGAAGGCTGCTCTGCTCCGAGATACAATGTCATAAATCTCCATGCGGGAATGGTGGAGATATATGTTAAAAGAGGGGCAAAGGTCAAATACCTGACAATACAAAATTGGAGTAAAAACACCTACAACCTCAACACAAAGAGATCCATAGTGGATGAAGAAGGCTCAATGACATGGGTTTCGGGTTCTCTTGGCAGTCACAAGACGATGTTGTACCCGATGACCATTTTGAAAGGAAAAGGTGCAAGGGCGGAGAGTATGTCAATAACGTACGCAGGCCCAGGACAACATATGGACACAGGATCGAAAGTTGTACATTTAGCACCTTATACAAGTTCTTTAGTCAGTGCTAAGAGTATCTCGCTCGGGGGTGGTTGGGCATTCTACAGAGGACTTTTGAAGATCTCCAAAGATGCAAAAAAGAGCAAGGCCTCCGTGGAATGTGCTGCTCTGATGCTCGATAATAGATCGAAGAGTGATACCGTTCCAATCATAGAAGTAGAAACGGATAGCGCCGATGTAGGACACGAAGCGAGAATCGGTAGAATAGGTGAAGAACAAATATTTTACCTTATGAGTAGGGGACTTTCCGAACAAGAAGCAAAATCCCTGATTGTAAAAGGTTTCGTTGAACCTGTTGTGAAGGAGCTCCCCTTCGAGTACGCTGTTGAGTTAAACAAACTCCTTGAGTTGGAAATAGAGAAGAGCATAGGGTGA
- the fliE gene encoding flagellar hook-basal body complex protein FliE, with product MIERIEGLGPVEKGGKIQKGSGADFSKALKEALEKVNDLQKRAEKLSDDFAQGKISNIHEVIIEAEKASIALRLTVEVRNRIVEAYRDIMRMQI from the coding sequence GTGATTGAGAGAATAGAAGGACTCGGTCCCGTAGAGAAAGGCGGAAAAATTCAAAAAGGAAGTGGAGCTGATTTTTCAAAAGCTCTCAAAGAAGCCCTCGAGAAAGTGAACGATTTACAGAAAAGAGCAGAAAAATTGTCGGATGATTTCGCTCAAGGCAAAATAAGCAACATTCACGAAGTTATAATAGAAGCCGAGAAGGCTTCGATTGCTCTGAGATTGACTGTGGAAGTTAGAAACAGAATAGTCGAAGCTTACAGAGATATCATGCGGATGCAAATTTAA
- a CDS encoding SufS family cysteine desulfurase: MLSTELSEEFPSLKLKINGKRLVYLDNAASTLKPKRVVEKLKDFYYNSYSNVHRAVHTLASRATVALEESRQKFADFLEAKPEEIVFISGTTMAINLVVVSLVRSGLLKEDDLVLLSLVEHHANFVPWLRLSKFHRYRVAYIKPSGRFGTLELNDLMKWKGENPKIIAITGLSNVTGQRLPIEDLRNIFPKSIIVLDGAQLLPHENVKPKELDVDFLAFSLHKMLGPTGVGVLYGRRELLEQMEPFLYGGEMIDKVTLEDVTFNELPYKFEAGTPNVSDIVASKEAIEFLQEIGFENIQKKIKNLTKLTINGLKEIDGVEIYGPLDERQHGIVSFNLKGIHPHDVAHILDQEFGVALRSGHHCAQPLMNLLKEQSQMNFPNSTCRVSFYLYNTEEDVEIFLEGIKKIKGWFGR; encoded by the coding sequence ATGTTATCAACAGAATTGTCTGAAGAGTTTCCTTCCCTAAAATTAAAAATAAATGGGAAAAGACTTGTTTATCTCGACAACGCAGCCTCAACACTAAAACCAAAACGTGTAGTGGAGAAACTGAAAGATTTTTACTACAACAGTTACTCTAATGTTCACAGAGCAGTCCATACACTCGCTTCACGTGCAACAGTTGCGCTCGAGGAATCCAGGCAAAAATTTGCGGACTTTTTGGAGGCAAAACCGGAGGAGATTGTTTTCATTTCCGGTACCACAATGGCAATAAATCTTGTGGTCGTTTCTCTTGTGCGAAGTGGACTGTTGAAAGAAGATGATCTTGTCCTATTGTCGCTTGTGGAGCATCATGCAAATTTTGTTCCATGGTTGAGATTATCAAAATTTCATCGCTACAGAGTGGCGTACATAAAACCTTCTGGAAGATTCGGGACACTCGAATTGAATGATCTGATGAAATGGAAAGGAGAAAATCCAAAGATTATCGCGATAACAGGGCTTTCAAATGTGACCGGCCAAAGATTACCTATCGAGGATCTTAGAAACATTTTCCCGAAATCTATAATCGTTCTGGATGGAGCACAGTTGCTGCCACATGAGAACGTGAAACCAAAAGAGTTAGATGTGGACTTCCTTGCTTTCTCACTCCACAAGATGCTGGGACCTACAGGAGTCGGAGTGTTGTATGGAAGACGAGAACTCCTTGAACAGATGGAACCATTCTTGTATGGTGGTGAGATGATAGACAAAGTTACACTAGAGGACGTTACTTTCAATGAACTCCCTTACAAATTTGAAGCCGGAACTCCGAACGTGTCGGATATTGTGGCTTCCAAAGAGGCAATAGAATTCCTTCAAGAGATAGGTTTTGAGAACATACAGAAAAAGATAAAGAACTTGACAAAGCTCACGATCAACGGGTTGAAAGAAATAGACGGAGTGGAAATTTATGGACCGCTCGATGAAAGACAACATGGCATCGTTTCTTTCAACTTAAAAGGCATCCATCCTCACGATGTCGCTCACATCCTTGATCAAGAGTTCGGTGTGGCCTTGAGAAGTGGCCATCACTGTGCCCAACCGTTGATGAATTTGCTGAAGGAACAATCCCAGATGAACTTTCCAAACTCCACGTGTAGAGTCAGCTTCTATTTGTATAATACAGAAGAAGACGTCGAGATATTCTTAGAGGGCATAAAAAAGATAAAGGGGTGGTTCGGGAGATGA
- the flgC gene encoding flagellar basal body rod protein FlgC, with product MMNEFDIMNISATGMSAQRLRVEIVSTNIANAETTRTETGEPYRRKVPVFAEYLRRAKNGRIENVGVRVVQIKEDPSPFKLVYDPTHPDADENGYVRMPNVNIVREMVDLINAQRAYDANVAAFNVTKNMVSSALQIGRG from the coding sequence ATGATGAATGAATTCGATATAATGAACATCAGCGCGACTGGTATGTCTGCCCAGAGACTTAGAGTGGAGATTGTCTCTACCAACATAGCTAATGCAGAAACTACTCGAACTGAAACAGGAGAACCGTATAGAAGGAAGGTCCCCGTTTTTGCCGAATATTTGAGAAGAGCGAAAAACGGTAGAATAGAGAACGTTGGTGTCAGAGTTGTTCAAATAAAGGAAGATCCCTCACCGTTCAAACTCGTTTACGACCCAACCCATCCTGATGCTGACGAAAATGGATACGTAAGAATGCCAAATGTAAACATAGTCAGAGAAATGGTAGATCTTATCAACGCTCAGAGAGCTTACGACGCGAACGTAGCTGCTTTTAATGTGACCAAAAACATGGTGAGTAGTGCCCTACAGATTGGGAGGGGGTAG
- the flgB gene encoding flagellar basal body rod protein FlgB, translating to MFNSNFYTLKQAMDVSLLRQKVYSLNIANVSTPGYKRKYVAFEEYLKESEMKLRLSTTNEKHIDSSKRDITPRILTQNNTTMRNDGNNVDIDYEIVQLVKNGLRYQVLTRLMSLNIDRYNAVLRGVR from the coding sequence ATGTTCAACTCGAACTTTTACACTTTGAAACAAGCAATGGATGTTTCTTTACTTCGCCAGAAAGTGTACTCCCTCAACATAGCAAACGTGAGTACACCGGGTTACAAGAGAAAATATGTGGCTTTTGAAGAGTATTTGAAAGAATCTGAAATGAAACTGAGACTTTCAACTACGAACGAAAAACACATAGACTCTTCCAAAAGAGATATCACACCTCGTATTCTGACTCAGAACAATACAACCATGAGAAACGATGGAAACAACGTGGACATCGATTACGAGATAGTTCAACTTGTAAAGAACGGTTTGAGATATCAAGTTTTAACGAGACTCATGTCTCTGAATATAGACAGGTACAACGCTGTGTTGAGAGGTGTTAGATGA
- the sufC gene encoding Fe-S cluster assembly ATPase SufC has product MLKITDLHAKLRDEEKEILKGVNLEIEKGEVHILMGPNGSGKSTLANVIMGNPKYVVTKGDILFESRSIKDLPPNERAKLGIMMTFQNPYEIEGVKLSQFLITAHRRIHGEEKNYLELRKDLEEILMKLGFKEDFLERYLNVGFSGGEKKRSEILQSLFLKPKFLILDEIDSGLDVDALKLIASTIAKLNDEGVTLLIITHYKRLLNYLKKIDKVHIYVDGRIVRSGGAELADEVEEKGYTLEGVR; this is encoded by the coding sequence ATGTTAAAAATCACGGATCTTCACGCGAAGTTGAGAGATGAGGAGAAAGAGATATTGAAAGGAGTCAATTTAGAAATAGAGAAAGGAGAAGTACACATTCTCATGGGCCCGAATGGAAGTGGAAAATCAACACTTGCAAACGTCATAATGGGAAACCCGAAATACGTTGTTACAAAAGGTGATATTCTTTTCGAAAGTCGTTCTATAAAGGATCTTCCTCCAAACGAGAGAGCAAAACTTGGAATCATGATGACCTTTCAAAATCCCTACGAAATCGAAGGAGTCAAGCTCTCCCAATTCCTCATCACCGCTCACAGAAGAATCCATGGCGAAGAGAAAAATTACTTGGAACTGAGAAAGGATCTCGAAGAAATATTGATGAAACTTGGATTCAAAGAAGATTTCCTTGAAAGATATTTGAACGTCGGTTTCTCCGGTGGTGAGAAAAAGAGATCCGAAATTCTTCAAAGTCTTTTCTTGAAACCAAAATTTCTTATTCTCGATGAAATAGATTCAGGTCTCGATGTGGATGCGTTGAAACTCATAGCGAGTACGATAGCGAAACTCAACGACGAAGGAGTGACCCTTCTCATCATCACGCATTACAAAAGACTCTTGAACTATCTGAAAAAGATAGACAAAGTCCACATATATGTGGATGGCCGCATCGTAAGAAGTGGAGGGGCGGAACTGGCAGACGAGGTTGAAGAAAAAGGATACACACTGGAAGGAGTGAGATGA